A window of Deltaproteobacteria bacterium contains these coding sequences:
- a CDS encoding helix-turn-helix transcriptional regulator, giving the protein MEENPGNLIRGLRQKLGMTQEEFAHEIAVTVSTVNRWENAHAEPSKLAWKAIQDLARKRGLTDDVLRGSGMMAEN; this is encoded by the coding sequence ATGGAAGAGAACCCGGGAAACTTGATTCGCGGCCTGCGTCAAAAGCTTGGCATGACGCAGGAGGAGTTCGCGCACGAGATCGCGGTCACCGTGTCGACGGTCAACCGCTGGGAGAACGCGCACGCGGAGCCCAGCAAGCTTGCCTGGAAAGCCATCCAGGATCTGGCGCGCAAGCGGGGCCTCACGGACGACGTCCTGCGCGGCTCGGGGATGATGGCCGAGAATTGA
- a CDS encoding DUF4878 domain-containing protein: MAWCRGRLASVAVGVVLGGFAGAAPVPLSPEETVRHYLQDMKDGNFDDAYDLVSKAMRRGKDKEVWAKEQKAGMAFAEVKVFEFHVQPAKVEGDTARVPNILSSQDRFVNQLGLTEYELYTLVKEDGRWRVDQQTIVEPPDVSKWFPEAPKDPPK; this comes from the coding sequence ATGGCGTGGTGCCGCGGCCGGCTCGCATCGGTGGCGGTCGGCGTCGTGCTCGGCGGCTTCGCCGGCGCAGCCCCCGTCCCCCTCTCCCCGGAGGAAACCGTTCGGCACTATCTGCAGGACATGAAGGACGGCAACTTCGACGACGCGTACGACCTCGTCTCGAAGGCCATGAGGCGCGGGAAGGACAAGGAGGTGTGGGCGAAGGAGCAGAAGGCCGGCATGGCGTTCGCCGAGGTCAAGGTCTTCGAGTTCCACGTCCAGCCCGCGAAGGTCGAGGGCGACACGGCGCGGGTGCCCAACATCCTCTCGTCCCAGGACCGCTTCGTGAACCAGCTCGGCCTAACCGAGTACGAGCTCTACACGCTGGTCAAGGAGGACGGACGCTGGAGGGTCGACCAGCAGACCATCGTCGAGCCCCCGGACGTGTCGAAGTGGTTCCCAGAGGCCCCGAAAGACCCGCCCAAGTAG
- a CDS encoding sigma-54-dependent Fis family transcriptional regulator, producing MDDKTMDNAQLVSPADNGGEHPDRPKILVVEDDPDIRKILEIFLTERRFHVKVTDGAPAALEMLDQEPIDVILSDVRMPDMSGLELLRHLKERDPDIQLVLMSGYSSVTDAVEAIQLGAADYVEKPIDFRRLERVLQTVLEKRQLEHRTRILEQRLQGCVTFEGIVARSQRMLEVFAFVERLARYPTTALVTGESGTGKELVARALHRLSPLRDRPFVVCNCTTLAPTLLESELFGHLRGSFTGADRDRKGLFEAAHGGTIFLDEIGELPLGVQVKLLRVLENREIKRIGSPDPIRIDIRVIAATNRDLADMVRQGAFRDDLYYRLNVGAIHLPPLRSRADDVEPLARHFITAFNEKLGRTVTGITPHVLEILTRYPWPGNVRELANVLERAMVVCKGSVLLPENLPPHLFETHVQRTPDGQRLPELSLEAAEREQILRALQAAGGKRVEAARLLGLSRRTLYRKLDRYGIA from the coding sequence GTGGACGACAAGACCATGGACAACGCGCAACTCGTTTCCCCGGCGGACAACGGGGGCGAGCACCCCGATCGACCGAAGATCCTGGTCGTCGAAGACGATCCGGACATCCGGAAGATCCTCGAGATCTTCCTCACCGAGAGGCGCTTCCACGTGAAAGTGACCGACGGCGCGCCGGCCGCGCTGGAGATGCTGGACCAGGAGCCGATCGACGTGATCCTCTCCGACGTCCGCATGCCGGACATGAGCGGGCTCGAGCTGCTCCGCCATCTGAAGGAGCGCGATCCCGACATCCAGCTCGTGCTCATGAGCGGCTACTCGTCGGTGACGGACGCCGTCGAGGCAATCCAGCTCGGGGCCGCGGACTACGTCGAGAAGCCGATCGACTTCCGGCGCCTCGAGCGGGTGCTGCAGACCGTCCTCGAGAAGCGCCAGCTCGAGCACCGTACCCGCATCCTGGAGCAGCGCCTGCAGGGCTGTGTCACGTTCGAGGGCATCGTCGCCCGCTCGCAGCGCATGCTCGAGGTCTTCGCCTTCGTCGAGCGTCTGGCCCGCTACCCCACGACGGCGCTGGTGACCGGCGAGAGCGGCACCGGCAAGGAGCTGGTGGCCCGCGCGCTGCACCGCCTCTCGCCGCTTCGCGACCGCCCCTTCGTCGTGTGCAACTGCACCACGCTCGCCCCCACGCTCCTCGAGAGCGAGCTCTTCGGGCACCTGCGCGGCTCCTTCACCGGCGCCGACCGCGACCGCAAGGGCCTCTTCGAGGCGGCGCACGGCGGCACGATCTTCCTCGACGAGATCGGCGAGCTGCCGCTCGGCGTGCAGGTGAAGCTGCTGCGCGTGCTCGAGAACCGCGAGATCAAGCGCATCGGCTCCCCCGACCCGATCCGCATCGACATCCGGGTCATCGCCGCCACCAACCGCGACCTCGCGGACATGGTGCGGCAGGGCGCGTTCCGCGACGACCTGTACTACCGCCTGAACGTCGGCGCCATCCACCTGCCGCCGCTGCGCAGCCGGGCGGACGACGTCGAGCCGCTCGCCCGCCACTTCATCACGGCGTTCAACGAGAAGCTCGGGCGCACGGTGACCGGCATCACGCCGCACGTCCTGGAGATCCTCACGCGCTACCCGTGGCCGGGGAACGTGCGCGAGCTGGCCAACGTCCTCGAGCGCGCGATGGTGGTCTGCAAGGGCAGCGTCCTCCTGCCGGAGAACCTCCCGCCGCACCTCTTCGAGACGCACGTCCAGCGCACCCCCGACGGGCAGCGGCTCCCGGAGCTGTCGCTCGAAGCGGCCGAGCGCGAGCAGATCCTGAGGGCCTTGCAGGCCGCGGGCGGCAAGCGCGTCGAGGCGGCGCGGCTGCTCGGCCTCTCGCGGCGTACGCTCTACCGAAAGCTCGACCGCTATGGAATCGCATGA